The following proteins are co-located in the Candidatus Nitrotoga sp. AM1P genome:
- a CDS encoding monovalent cation/H+ antiporter subunit A: MPTLLLILILLPFVGSAVAACMPANARNREAILASVVTLSGLLVTVLLYSKVGNGEIVHYRATWLPAYGVDFALRMDGLAWVFVMLVLVIGLLVMLYARYYMSPKDPVPRFFSFLLAFMGAMLGVVLSGNLIQLVVFWELTSLTSFLLIGYWHHRIDARRGARMAFTVTATGGLCLLFGVLILGHIVGSYDLDAVLAAGDLVRAHPWYLAALIFIALGALTKSAQFPFHFWLPHAMAAPTPVSAYLHSATMVKAGIFLLIRLWPTLSGSQEWVWIIAGAGICTMLLGSFAAIFQHDMKGLLAYSTISHLGLITLLLGLGTPLAMVAAVFHTFNHAIFKASLFMAAGIIDHECGTRDIRILRGLYRQMPFTGTLAIVASAAMAGVPLLNGFLSKEMFFAETALVGGTKDWSMSVVAVMMGIFSVAYSLRFISVFFGKPSQALPKMPHEPPRWMRFPVEILVVLCLVVGVAPGPSVEPTLKLVVASVLGERTPAFSLQIWHGFNVPLLKSVIALLGGITFYVLLRKYFALATRDKTPLLNRFNGAQAYETTILRLGVAASWLVKWLGTQRLQPQMLLLMVALIGIPLLLVQPLPKFAKPVIAGSDALFALMWLIGCACAVTAAWQAKYHRLAALMLVGGTGIVTSLTFLWLSAPDLALTQLMVETVTTVLILLGLRWLPPRLTPRELNIQVPHRVWLRRSRDMLVAVVGGVGMAALSYAILTRPAPQGIGNFFLLSALSEGGGSNAVNVLLVDFRGFDTMGEITVLAIVALTVYALLRRFRPAPESMAIPAQRVNDVDPVARQAPAQQANNGYLLVSGVYLRFLLPFMIVVAVYFFLRGHNLPGGGFVAGLIFAVSIIVQYMLAGTVWVESRFGLRTHLWIAYGLVIACLTGLGAFLFGYPFLTSHTARLHLPLLGEIHVPSAFFFDLGVFVTVVGTTMLILVALAHQSVRSHRLPQAMPAATQTASAPETI; encoded by the coding sequence ATGCCTACGCTGCTGTTGATTCTTATTTTGCTTCCCTTTGTTGGCAGCGCAGTTGCGGCATGCATGCCGGCCAATGCACGTAATCGGGAAGCCATACTGGCGAGCGTTGTGACCTTATCCGGGTTGCTGGTGACGGTTCTCCTTTATTCGAAAGTGGGCAATGGCGAAATCGTACATTACCGCGCCACATGGTTGCCAGCCTATGGGGTGGATTTCGCGTTGCGCATGGACGGTCTTGCCTGGGTGTTCGTCATGCTGGTGTTGGTGATCGGCCTATTGGTGATGCTGTACGCACGCTACTATATGTCGCCCAAGGACCCCGTTCCAAGGTTCTTTTCCTTTTTGCTTGCCTTCATGGGCGCCATGCTGGGGGTAGTGCTTTCAGGAAACCTCATACAGCTGGTGGTGTTCTGGGAGCTGACAAGTCTCACGTCGTTTCTTCTGATTGGCTACTGGCATCATCGTATCGACGCCCGCCGCGGTGCCCGCATGGCATTCACAGTTACCGCGACCGGTGGATTGTGTTTGTTATTCGGCGTCCTGATTCTCGGTCACATCGTCGGCAGTTATGACCTGGACGCGGTACTGGCAGCAGGTGACTTGGTGCGCGCGCATCCGTGGTACCTGGCGGCGCTCATCTTTATCGCTCTTGGGGCGCTCACCAAAAGTGCCCAATTCCCTTTTCATTTCTGGCTGCCGCACGCGATGGCCGCCCCTACCCCCGTGTCAGCCTATCTGCATTCGGCCACGATGGTGAAGGCAGGTATATTTTTGCTGATACGCCTGTGGCCGACATTGTCCGGCAGCCAGGAATGGGTGTGGATCATCGCTGGCGCGGGCATCTGTACGATGCTGCTCGGCTCTTTCGCAGCGATTTTCCAGCATGACATGAAGGGTCTGCTGGCGTACTCGACTATCAGCCACTTGGGCCTGATCACGTTATTACTGGGTCTGGGTACACCGCTTGCCATGGTTGCGGCGGTGTTCCACACCTTTAATCACGCCATCTTCAAGGCGTCTTTGTTTATGGCCGCAGGTATCATTGACCATGAATGCGGAACCCGCGATATACGCATACTGCGCGGGCTTTACCGGCAAATGCCATTCACGGGTACGCTGGCCATCGTAGCCAGCGCCGCAATGGCCGGCGTGCCGCTTCTCAACGGGTTCCTTTCCAAGGAAATGTTCTTTGCTGAAACTGCGCTAGTGGGCGGCACAAAAGATTGGTCGATGTCGGTCGTCGCGGTGATGATGGGAATTTTCAGTGTGGCTTATTCCTTGCGTTTCATTAGCGTCTTTTTTGGAAAGCCGAGTCAAGCCTTGCCGAAAATGCCGCACGAACCGCCACGCTGGATGCGATTCCCGGTCGAGATACTGGTAGTGCTGTGCCTGGTGGTCGGGGTCGCACCCGGCCCTAGCGTAGAACCCACCCTCAAGCTTGTGGTTGCATCCGTACTCGGCGAGCGTACGCCCGCTTTTAGCCTGCAAATATGGCATGGTTTTAACGTGCCGCTTCTCAAGAGCGTAATAGCGCTACTGGGCGGAATCACGTTCTATGTCTTGCTACGCAAATACTTTGCGCTTGCCACTAGAGACAAGACGCCGCTACTGAACAGGTTCAATGGTGCGCAAGCCTACGAGACCACAATCTTGCGCTTGGGCGTGGCGGCGTCCTGGCTCGTGAAATGGCTCGGCACCCAACGTCTGCAACCACAAATGCTGCTGCTAATGGTGGCGCTGATCGGCATACCGCTATTGCTTGTCCAGCCCTTGCCGAAATTCGCCAAACCTGTCATTGCCGGATCCGATGCATTGTTCGCGTTGATGTGGTTGATAGGCTGCGCGTGCGCAGTGACTGCCGCCTGGCAAGCCAAATATCATCGTCTTGCCGCGCTCATGCTAGTGGGTGGTACCGGCATCGTCACCAGCCTGACCTTTCTGTGGTTGTCGGCTCCTGATTTGGCATTGACACAATTGATGGTGGAGACCGTCACTACCGTGCTGATCCTTCTTGGCCTACGCTGGTTGCCCCCGCGTTTGACGCCACGTGAATTGAACATTCAGGTGCCGCATCGGGTATGGCTTCGCCGTTCGCGCGACATGCTGGTTGCCGTGGTTGGCGGCGTAGGCATGGCCGCCCTCAGCTACGCGATACTGACCCGGCCAGCGCCGCAAGGTATCGGCAATTTCTTCCTGTTAAGCGCGCTGTCCGAAGGCGGAGGAAGCAACGCAGTCAACGTGCTCCTAGTTGACTTTCGCGGCTTCGACACCATGGGAGAGATTACCGTGCTGGCCATTGTGGCATTGACGGTATATGCATTGCTGCGCCGCTTCCGTCCCGCACCGGAGAGCATGGCCATTCCTGCGCAACGGGTCAATGACGTCGATCCGGTGGCGCGGCAAGCACCAGCGCAGCAAGCCAATAACGGATATCTGTTGGTCTCCGGCGTTTATCTGCGCTTCCTGCTGCCATTCATGATCGTCGTCGCGGTGTACTTCTTTCTGCGCGGGCATAATTTGCCGGGCGGCGGTTTCGTTGCCGGACTGATCTTTGCGGTGTCGATCATCGTGCAATACATGCTGGCGGGTACGGTTTGGGTGGAATCACGATTTGGCCTGCGAACTCATCTCTGGATTGCGTATGGACTCGTCATTGCCTGTCTGACAGGACTTGGCGCATTCTTGTTTGGCTATCCGTTTCTCACCAGTCACACAGCAAGGTTGCACCTGCCGCTCTTGGGAGAAATTCATGTCCCGAGCGCCTTCTTTTTTGACTTGGGGGTGTTCGTAACGGTGGTCGGTACCACCATGCTGATCCTGGTGGCGCTAGCGCACCAATCGGTACGCAGTCACCGGCTGCCGCAAGCCATGCCTGCCGCCACCCAGACCGCTTCTGCACCGGAGACCATCTGA
- a CDS encoding Na+/H+ antiporter subunit C produces MELVIALAIGILFGSGIWLILRPRSFQVLTGLLLMSYAVNLFIFMMGRLWIDRPPLTLGTQLPDPATVADPLPQALVLTAIVIGFATTALYLVIMIGSRGLTGTDHVDGREPDQ; encoded by the coding sequence ATGGAACTTGTTATCGCGCTCGCCATCGGCATTTTGTTCGGATCGGGTATCTGGTTGATCCTGCGCCCGCGCTCCTTCCAGGTATTGACTGGACTACTGTTGATGTCTTACGCGGTCAACCTGTTCATCTTCATGATGGGACGTCTGTGGATTGATCGTCCACCTTTGACGCTTGGCACGCAATTGCCCGATCCGGCCACGGTTGCCGATCCTTTGCCGCAAGCGCTGGTGTTGACTGCGATCGTGATTGGCTTTGCCACCACGGCACTCTATCTCGTGATCATGATCGGCTCGCGCGGCCTGACCGGCACCGATCATGTAGATGGCCGGGAGCCGGATCAATGA
- a CDS encoding monovalent cation/H+ antiporter subunit D produces MNLAWDQHLIVVPVLLPLLCGALLIALNERRHHLKFFINLGSVICLLVVAARLMWMADSGHWPQGIGVYLAANWAAPFGIALVADRLAALMLLLTAVLATTALLYSMQRWSRIGVHFHSLFQFLLMGINGAFLTHDLFNLFVFFEVMLAASYGLVLHGYNVTRIRAGMQYIAINLAASLLFLIGVALIYASTGTLNMADLAMRLPAINTDGLALLKIGVAVLAIAFLAKSAMWPLGFWLPATYAAASPPVAAMLVLMTKVGVYVILRVWLLIFSGEAGAAAGFGLDALLWGGMATIVFGAAGMLASEAPGRLAGFGAIVSSGILLSVIGYGQPSLVTAGLYYLLGSTLALGAFMLLLELIERIRSPSAAVLALTMEVFTIEEAPDEPVGESIPGALAFLGLSFAGCALIITGLPPLSGFVAKFGLFHALLNPGVAGSTPTPATWALMALILLSGLAATIALLRFGVRTFWATGKISPLHLPFTEAAPISLLLLLCVVLTVQAGPVLAYLERTTADLHHPQHYINKVLSEPVIPGPLGKKEAQ; encoded by the coding sequence ATGAACCTGGCATGGGATCAACACCTGATCGTTGTGCCCGTGTTGCTGCCGCTGCTGTGCGGCGCGCTGCTGATTGCCCTCAACGAACGACGCCATCATCTCAAGTTTTTCATTAACCTGGGGTCGGTGATTTGCCTGCTCGTGGTAGCGGCTCGACTGATGTGGATGGCCGATAGCGGCCACTGGCCGCAAGGCATCGGCGTTTACCTGGCGGCGAACTGGGCGGCACCATTCGGTATCGCGCTGGTAGCCGACCGTCTGGCGGCACTGATGCTGCTGCTGACAGCGGTACTAGCGACGACTGCGTTGCTCTATTCCATGCAGCGCTGGAGCCGCATCGGCGTGCATTTTCATTCGCTGTTCCAGTTCCTACTGATGGGTATCAACGGCGCCTTCCTGACGCACGATCTTTTTAACTTGTTCGTATTCTTTGAAGTCATGCTGGCCGCTTCCTACGGGCTGGTGCTGCATGGCTACAACGTGACACGTATCCGCGCTGGAATGCAGTACATCGCCATCAACCTCGCAGCCTCACTATTGTTCCTGATCGGCGTTGCGCTGATCTACGCCAGCACGGGCACATTGAACATGGCTGATCTGGCTATGCGACTGCCTGCAATCAATACAGATGGACTGGCGTTGCTGAAAATTGGCGTGGCAGTGCTGGCTATTGCTTTTCTCGCCAAAAGCGCAATGTGGCCGCTTGGTTTCTGGCTGCCGGCCACCTATGCGGCGGCGTCACCCCCGGTGGCGGCAATGCTCGTGCTGATGACCAAGGTCGGCGTGTATGTGATTCTTCGTGTATGGCTTTTGATTTTTTCCGGCGAAGCGGGCGCGGCCGCCGGTTTCGGCTTAGATGCCCTGCTTTGGGGCGGCATGGCAACCATCGTATTCGGCGCGGCTGGCATGCTGGCAAGCGAGGCGCCGGGACGCTTGGCAGGCTTTGGCGCGATTGTTTCGTCCGGCATTCTGCTGTCGGTAATCGGCTATGGACAACCTTCGCTGGTGACCGCGGGCTTGTACTACCTGCTCGGATCGACTCTTGCACTGGGGGCTTTCATGTTGCTGCTCGAATTGATCGAACGCATTCGCTCACCGAGCGCAGCGGTTCTGGCATTGACAATGGAAGTCTTTACAATCGAGGAAGCCCCTGACGAGCCGGTGGGCGAGAGTATCCCGGGCGCGCTCGCATTCCTCGGCCTGTCGTTTGCCGGCTGTGCGCTGATTATCACAGGATTGCCGCCGCTTTCCGGTTTCGTTGCGAAATTCGGCTTGTTCCATGCGCTTCTCAATCCCGGCGTAGCGGGCAGCACGCCCACGCCTGCTACCTGGGCACTGATGGCCTTGATTCTGTTGTCAGGCCTGGCAGCCACCATAGCATTGCTGCGCTTCGGCGTGAGGACCTTCTGGGCGACAGGCAAAATTTCACCGCTTCACCTGCCATTCACCGAAGCGGCTCCGATCAGCCTGCTGTTGCTGCTTTGCGTTGTACTGACGGTACAGGCAGGACCGGTTCTCGCTTATCTGGAGCGTACGACGGCAGATTTGCATCACCCCCAGCACTACATAAATAAGGTACTGTCGGAGCCCGTCATCCCAGGTCCGCTGGGTAAAAAGGAAGCGCAATGA
- a CDS encoding Na+/H+ antiporter subunit E produces MKRWLPSSLLSGMLFVLWLLLNQSLDPAHLLLGAVLAIVAPLLARTLMQPIGYPRLAKPVMLIRLLGMALVEIVRSAITVSRLILFPKPDGLNSQFIKIPLDLRNPYGLALLSCLINSTPGTVWVEILPNRHVLVLHVFDLHNEEWWVDTIKTRYEKPIIDIFHEEVHEENPP; encoded by the coding sequence ATGAAGCGCTGGCTGCCATCATCGCTGCTGTCGGGAATGCTGTTTGTGCTCTGGCTGCTGCTCAACCAGAGTCTGGATCCAGCCCATCTGCTGCTGGGCGCAGTGCTTGCCATCGTCGCACCGTTGCTGGCACGAACCCTGATGCAGCCAATCGGCTATCCACGATTGGCAAAACCCGTAATGCTGATTCGCTTGCTGGGAATGGCGCTGGTGGAAATTGTGCGTTCCGCGATTACCGTGAGCCGCTTGATCCTGTTTCCCAAGCCGGATGGACTGAACTCTCAATTCATTAAAATTCCACTCGATCTGCGTAACCCATACGGTTTGGCATTGCTGTCATGCCTGATCAATTCGACCCCGGGGACAGTTTGGGTAGAAATCTTACCGAACCGGCACGTATTGGTGCTGCACGTGTTCGACCTGCACAATGAAGAGTGGTGGGTTGATACCATCAAGACCCGTTATGAAAAGCCCATTATCGACATTTTTCACGAGGAAGTTCATGAGGAAAATCCACCATGA
- a CDS encoding K+/H+ antiporter subunit F: MISLLALAINYALICVVIAMLFCTVRLLIGPTAHDRVLALDTLWMCGMLLALTLGMRFGSQIYFEAALLIALLGFVSTIALAKFLMRGEIIE, encoded by the coding sequence ATGATTAGCCTGCTGGCACTGGCAATAAACTACGCGCTGATTTGTGTCGTGATTGCCATGCTGTTTTGCACCGTTCGGCTGTTGATCGGGCCGACGGCGCATGACCGTGTGCTTGCGCTGGACACGCTGTGGATGTGCGGTATGCTGCTGGCGCTGACCCTCGGCATGCGTTTCGGCAGCCAGATCTATTTCGAAGCGGCGCTACTCATTGCGCTGCTCGGTTTTGTGTCAACTATTGCCTTGGCAAAATTTCTGATGCGCGGAGAGATCATCGAATGA
- the mnhG gene encoding monovalent cation/H(+) antiporter subunit G, giving the protein MNEMETIPLWAAALLVSLLILGGSIILIGALGLIRLPDFYQRIHGPAIIVTLGTGCVLMASMLYFTVLQSRLVLHELLIAVFVLMTAPVVSMLIMRAAVYRDLRARKRDSGVGSGDVYRFPEQE; this is encoded by the coding sequence ATGAATGAAATGGAAACCATCCCACTATGGGCCGCGGCCTTGCTTGTGTCGTTATTGATACTAGGAGGAAGCATCATCCTGATTGGCGCTCTTGGATTAATACGCCTGCCCGATTTCTATCAGCGCATCCATGGTCCGGCAATTATCGTCACGCTTGGTACGGGATGTGTGTTGATGGCGTCCATGCTTTATTTCACCGTGCTGCAATCGCGATTGGTGCTTCATGAATTGCTGATCGCTGTCTTTGTCTTGATGACTGCTCCGGTCGTGTCAATGCTCATCATGCGGGCAGCGGTGTATCGTGACTTACGCGCCCGCAAACGCGACAGCGGGGTTGGGTCTGGTGACGTCTACCGTTTTCCCGAGCAGGAATAA
- a CDS encoding universal stress protein — protein MSDIQNILVATDFSERAERAEKRAAMLCTGHKYNIAELMTVKEYVQLEELARLMNKSPEAANTEVTHAVLRELQARASGLSDECGVKFTCTVRFGQPAIEISARSEEIFADLIVIGAHGSNFFTDIFLGNTADKLIRRCRRPLLVVKNEPTFPYRNILVPVDFSDDSRQAAQLALQIEPQAEITFLHVYDVMFASKLSYAGVSQDAIDRYRIKTRQEALLALNKFIDDLDTSRRGIMRDVVLGHPSAIVRDYAEKMQTDLIVIGKHGRSRIEELIVGSVTRDTIHWTKCDIMVVPPLAV, from the coding sequence ATGTCAGACATACAAAATATTCTCGTTGCTACCGATTTTTCGGAGCGGGCAGAGAGAGCGGAAAAGCGCGCTGCTATGCTGTGTACGGGACACAAATACAACATAGCGGAACTAATGACAGTGAAAGAGTACGTGCAACTTGAGGAGCTTGCGCGCCTCATGAATAAGTCACCTGAAGCAGCCAATACAGAGGTTACCCATGCGGTTCTCCGCGAACTGCAGGCCAGGGCCAGCGGGTTATCCGATGAATGCGGCGTCAAATTTACCTGCACCGTGCGATTCGGCCAGCCTGCTATTGAGATATCGGCCCGAAGTGAGGAAATTTTTGCAGACTTGATTGTGATTGGTGCGCACGGCAGCAATTTCTTCACCGATATCTTTCTCGGAAATACGGCCGACAAGTTGATCCGACGCTGCAGGCGACCTTTATTGGTGGTGAAAAACGAACCGACTTTCCCATATCGAAATATCCTTGTTCCTGTAGATTTTTCGGATGATTCGAGGCAGGCCGCACAGTTGGCGCTCCAAATAGAACCACAAGCGGAAATCACGTTTCTTCATGTCTATGACGTTATGTTTGCAAGTAAATTGTCTTATGCAGGTGTTTCCCAGGACGCCATTGATCGCTACCGCATAAAGACTCGCCAGGAAGCCCTTCTGGCATTGAACAAGTTCATTGATGATCTCGATACTTCGCGGCGGGGCATAATGCGCGACGTTGTTCTTGGTCATCCCAGTGCGATCGTGCGTGACTACGCTGAAAAAATGCAAACAGATTTAATCGTTATAGGAAAACATGGGCGCTCACGCATTGAAGAATTGATTGTAGGCAGCGTTACTCGTGACACGATCCACTGGACAAAATGCGACATTATGGTTGTACCTCCGCTCGCTGTTTAA
- a CDS encoding NnrS family protein: MLTLNQWYIFIAAPHRVMFFGGALQALAVMVWLLTELVTRYSVLWHPIPWTIAPSAAHAWLMIYGLFPLFMFGFLMTTYPRWMKGSEIPPHRYVPAFVLLMLGALSFYIGLMVSHTLLIVAIFSTLSGWILALYALLRVLLDTPHQNKRHPQLIFIALSLGWCGLVAYLIWLLGDDAVWLRFSIQGGLWLFLLPVFSSVAHRMIPFFTASALTHNYIPSPYWAWWIMLVASAGHGLLQLNDASAWLWLCDAPLAIVALYLTHSWGLRRSLKFPLLGVLHIGFAWLGIAMLLFTVQSFVLFISHGKTFIWGLAPLHALTIGCFSTLLIGMATRVTLGHSGLPMKVGNPINLMFMGLQLVAVLRVLADMLPIQAGHWLYVAAGTVWLVCFGSWVVRYLPVYWRPRTDGRPG; this comes from the coding sequence ATGCTTACTTTAAATCAATGGTATATCTTTATTGCCGCACCTCACCGCGTCATGTTCTTCGGCGGCGCACTGCAAGCACTCGCCGTGATGGTGTGGTTGTTGACTGAATTGGTGACAAGGTATAGTGTGCTCTGGCATCCCATACCTTGGACAATTGCACCCAGTGCCGCGCACGCATGGTTGATGATTTACGGCCTGTTTCCGTTGTTCATGTTCGGCTTTCTGATGACTACCTATCCGCGCTGGATGAAAGGTAGCGAAATTCCGCCGCATCGATATGTACCTGCTTTTGTGCTGCTCATGTTAGGAGCGCTCAGTTTCTATATTGGGCTCATGGTTAGCCATACCCTATTGATTGTTGCCATCTTCAGCACACTATCGGGATGGATCTTGGCACTGTATGCACTGTTGCGCGTATTGCTTGACACGCCACACCAAAACAAACGTCACCCGCAACTCATTTTCATCGCACTAAGCCTGGGTTGGTGCGGCCTCGTTGCCTACCTCATCTGGTTATTGGGTGACGACGCAGTATGGCTACGTTTCTCTATTCAAGGCGGACTGTGGCTATTCTTGTTACCGGTATTTTCCAGTGTTGCGCATCGCATGATTCCATTCTTCACCGCCAGTGCGCTGACGCATAACTATATCCCGAGCCCGTATTGGGCCTGGTGGATCATGTTAGTTGCCAGCGCGGGGCATGGTCTGCTGCAACTCAATGATGCCTCCGCCTGGCTTTGGCTATGCGACGCGCCACTGGCCATCGTGGCACTCTATTTGACGCACAGCTGGGGATTGCGCCGCAGTCTAAAATTCCCGCTGCTGGGCGTATTGCACATCGGTTTTGCCTGGCTTGGCATCGCCATGCTGCTGTTCACCGTGCAAAGTTTTGTGCTCTTCATCAGCCACGGCAAAACCTTTATCTGGGGGCTTGCACCCTTGCATGCACTGACCATAGGCTGCTTCTCCACTTTGCTGATCGGCATGGCCACACGCGTCACACTCGGCCATTCTGGGTTGCCGATGAAAGTGGGTAACCCGATCAATTTAATGTTTATGGGATTGCAGCTTGTCGCCGTGCTGCGCGTGCTGGCGGACATGTTGCCGATACAAGCTGGACACTGGCTGTATGTCGCTGCTGGAACAGTCTGGCTGGTGTGCTTTGGGTCTTGGGTGGTGCGCTATTTACCCGTCTACTGGCGACCACGCACCGATGGTCGACCCGGTTGA
- the hsdR gene encoding EcoAI/FtnUII family type I restriction enzme subunit R, whose product MNEAETRAEHIDPALAAAGWGVVEGSRIRREYPITLGRIEGHGKRGKGLTADYVLEYRNTKLGVVEAKAWDKLLTEGVGQAKDYAGKLAVRYTYATNGQSIYGIDMHTGIESELPYYPSPEELWNRTFSAHNAWRDRFAAVPFEDRGGYFQGRYYQDIAIERVLEAIADQKQRILLTLATGTGKTFIAFQIAWKLFHSRWNLSDRKTDSEPTRRPRILFLADRNILADQAFNAFSAFPEDALVRIAPEDIRKKGKVPKNGSIFFTIFQTFMVSAGSATGPAAVPEPVEGYFGEYPPDFFDFIVIDECHRGGANDESNWRSILDYFAPAVQLGLTATPKRRDNVDTYAYFGEPVFVYSLKDGINDGFLTPFRVKQISTTLDEYVYTPDDTLVEGEIEAGKRYEEADFNKIIEIREREKKRVEIFMSQIDQREKTLVFCANQAHALAIRDLINQTKSSTDPNYCQRVTADDGALGEQNLRDFQDNEKTIPTILTTSQKLSTGVDARNVRNIVLLRPINSMIEFKQIIGRGTRLYDDKDYFTIYDFVRAHHHFNDPEWDGEPLEQEPREDAPIPAPRAPIEAREPAAEYQARQKIRIKLADGKTRTIQHMMVTSFWHPDGTPMSAQQFMEALFGKLPEFFKDEEELRALWGAPDTRRKLLEGLAEKGFGKDHLAEMQRIIDAEKSDLFDVLAHVAYALAPLTREERAAQAMAFISTHFNSKQRVFLDFVLSHYVSVGVEELDSAKLKPLLCLKYHDSIADAVADLGKPEEIGKVFSGFQKYLYQETA is encoded by the coding sequence ATGAACGAAGCCGAAACTCGAGCCGAACACATCGACCCCGCCCTTGCGGCGGCGGGCTGGGGCGTGGTCGAAGGCAGCCGCATCCGCCGCGAGTATCCGATCACGCTCGGCCGCATTGAGGGCCACGGCAAGCGTGGCAAAGGACTCACCGCAGATTACGTGCTGGAGTATCGCAACACCAAGCTGGGTGTGGTCGAAGCCAAGGCATGGGACAAGCTGCTGACGGAAGGGGTGGGACAGGCCAAGGATTACGCGGGCAAGCTGGCCGTTCGCTACACCTATGCCACTAACGGGCAGAGCATCTACGGCATCGACATGCACACCGGCATCGAGAGTGAGTTGCCGTACTATCCCTCGCCGGAGGAATTATGGAACCGCACTTTTTCCGCTCATAACGCCTGGCGCGATCGCTTCGCGGCTGTGCCGTTCGAAGATCGGGGCGGCTACTTTCAGGGGCGTTATTATCAGGATATCGCCATCGAGCGGGTGCTTGAGGCCATCGCCGACCAGAAACAGCGCATTCTGCTGACGCTGGCGACCGGCACGGGCAAGACCTTTATCGCTTTCCAGATCGCGTGGAAACTGTTCCACAGCCGCTGGAACTTGAGCGACCGGAAAACGGACAGTGAACCAACGCGGCGGCCGCGCATCTTGTTCCTGGCTGACCGCAACATTTTGGCCGATCAGGCGTTCAACGCCTTTTCTGCCTTTCCCGAAGACGCGCTGGTTCGCATTGCCCCGGAGGACATCCGCAAGAAGGGCAAGGTGCCGAAGAACGGCAGCATTTTCTTCACCATCTTCCAGACCTTCATGGTTTCGGCAGGCTCAGCCACCGGGCCTGCGGCGGTCCCCGAGCCTGTCGAGGGGTATTTTGGCGAGTATCCGCCGGATTTCTTTGACTTTATCGTGATCGACGAGTGCCACCGGGGCGGGGCGAATGACGAAAGTAACTGGCGCAGCATTCTCGACTACTTTGCCCCCGCCGTGCAGCTTGGCTTGACTGCCACGCCCAAGCGCCGCGACAACGTGGATACCTACGCCTACTTTGGCGAGCCGGTGTTCGTCTACTCGCTCAAGGACGGCATCAATGACGGCTTTCTGACGCCGTTCCGGGTGAAGCAGATTTCCACAACGCTCGACGAGTACGTCTATACGCCCGATGACACGCTGGTCGAGGGCGAGATCGAGGCGGGCAAGCGCTACGAGGAAGCCGACTTCAACAAGATCATCGAGATCAGGGAGCGGGAGAAAAAGCGGGTTGAAATCTTCATGTCGCAGATCGACCAGCGGGAAAAAACGTTGGTCTTTTGCGCGAACCAAGCCCACGCGCTGGCGATACGGGATCTGATCAACCAGACGAAGAGCAGCACTGACCCGAATTACTGCCAGCGGGTGACGGCCGATGATGGCGCGTTGGGCGAACAAAACCTGCGCGATTTTCAGGATAACGAGAAGACCATTCCCACTATCCTGACCACTTCGCAGAAGCTCTCTACCGGCGTGGACGCCCGCAACGTGCGCAACATCGTGCTGCTGCGGCCTATCAATTCGATGATCGAGTTCAAACAGATCATCGGGCGCGGCACGCGACTCTATGACGACAAGGACTACTTCACGATCTACGATTTCGTGAGGGCGCACCATCATTTCAACGACCCGGAGTGGGACGGCGAGCCGCTTGAGCAGGAACCGCGGGAAGACGCACCGATTCCCGCGCCACGTGCGCCCATTGAGGCGCGAGAACCGGCGGCGGAATACCAGGCGCGGCAGAAAATCAGGATCAAACTCGCCGACGGTAAGACGCGCACCATTCAGCACATGATGGTGACCAGCTTCTGGCACCCGGATGGTACGCCGATGTCGGCGCAGCAGTTCATGGAAGCGCTGTTCGGCAAGTTGCCCGAATTTTTCAAGGACGAAGAAGAACTGCGCGCCTTGTGGGGTGCGCCGGATACGCGCAGGAAATTGCTGGAGGGGCTCGCCGAAAAAGGCTTTGGCAAGGATCACTTAGCCGAAATGCAGAGAATCATCGACGCGGAGAAGAGCGACCTGTTCGATGTGCTGGCCCATGTGGCCTATGCCCTGGCCCCGCTCACCCGCGAAGAGCGCGCGGCCCAGGCGATGGCATTCATCAGCACTCACTTCAACAGCAAACAACGGGTCTTTCTTGATTTCGTGCTCTCGCACTACGTCAGCGTCGGCGTGGAGGAACTCGATTCGGCAAAACTGAAACCGCTGCTGTGCCTGAAGTATCACGATTCGATTGCAGATGCCGTGGCTGATCTAGGCAAGCCGGAAGAGATCGGCAAGGTATTCAGCGGCTTCCAGAAGTATCTTTACCAGGAAACAGCTTGA